Part of the Kitasatospora sp. NBC_00374 genome is shown below.
TCGGGGCCACCGGCACCACCGGCAGCCGGGTCGTCGCCGGGCTGATCGCCGAGGGCCACCGCGTCAAGGCCGCCGGCCGAAGTGCCACCCCGGTGGAGGGCGCACAGGCCGTCCGCTTCGACTGGGACGAGCCCGCGACCTGGGGTGAGGCCCTCGACGGCGTCGACCGGCTCTACCTCGTCCCGCCGATCGGCTCCTCGGACCCGGCCGCGGCCATGCTGCCCTTCCTCGACCAGGCCCGCGCGGCCGGCGTGCACCGGGCGGTGCTGCTCAGCTCGTCCGCGATCCCCGCCGGCGGTCCGGCGGTGGGCCGGGTCCACCAGGCACTGCCCGGTCTGTTCGAGCAGTGGGCGGTGCTGCGGCCCTCCTGGTTCATGCAGAACTTCACCGGCTCCACTCCCCACGCACGCAGCATCCGCGAGGACGGCGCCATCTGGACCGCCACGGGACAGGGCCGGGTCGGATTCATCGACGCCCAGGACATCGCCGCCGTCGCCGTTCCAGGCCGGCCAGCATCGTGGCGAACTCCACCGGTATCTCCGCCGCCCAGCGGTCGCGCAGTTGCTCGAAGGTCAGCTTCCGATGCACCAATCGCCGACGGTACCGAGGACCGCACCACGGACACCGTCCAGCGCCTCACCGGCCGCCTCCCGGGCACGCTGCGCGCCTTCCTCGAACGAGAGGTGCCCGGCGGCCGCTGAGGTCCGAGGCGAAGCCACCTCCCCGGGGCGCGCGCCGCCACTCGCACGATCCCACCGGATACCATGACGCGTTCCGGGGACCCCGGACAGCCCCAGGACGGACAGCCCCAAGACGGAGGAGGGCCGTGGCCCAGCGGACCGAGCGCGCGGACGCGCTGCGCAACCGAGAGGCCGTCCTGGCCGCTGCTGACGCCCTGTTTGCCGCCAGCAGCAGCCCCCACGGCGTGTCGATGGACGACATCGCCGTGGCCGCGGGTGTCGGCAAGGGCACGCTGTTCCGCCGCTTCGGTGACCGCGCCGGTCTGATCGGCGCCGTGATCGCCTCCCGCCTGGAACCCCTGCAGCAGGCCGTGCGGGAGGCGCAGGACGCCGTCGGGTCCTCGCCGCGG
Proteins encoded:
- a CDS encoding NAD(P)H-binding protein, whose product is MNTLSATLVIGATGTTGSRVVAGLIAEGHRVKAAGRSATPVEGAQAVRFDWDEPATWGEALDGVDRLYLVPPIGSSDPAAAMLPFLDQARAAGVHRAVLLSSSAIPAGGPAVGRVHQALPGLFEQWAVLRPSWFMQNFTGSTPHARSIREDGAIWTATGQGRVGFIDAQDIAAVAVPGRPASWRTPPVSPPPSGRAVARRSASDAPIADGTEDRTTDTVQRLTGRLPGTLRAFLEREVPGGR